The following are encoded in a window of Pyrenophora tritici-repentis strain M4 chromosome 6, whole genome shotgun sequence genomic DNA:
- a CDS encoding PIG-U multi-domain protein, producing MLVITPTATTTPVFTAASTNIATAAPTLPILAIHSVLAALAIPAAPAVLAAPALANYAPTISALTALTPAAFTLNAPTPTVTALIAATLNALALTAIALATLAILATTTVPAVANLASIAILTATALPAPTIFAASQYESLRSRTIKSLTTYLYTIVMEPSTPTSPSPSNIIRLDLTSLTPSPIPTSSPTPILSPTPIQYHESPDEFVQGGITYVKRAIIARKDFRQGTSHIWKYGLQYIRDSDKKEVYYCHECRVGKSKQELFVINGTSRIRNHLEQKHQIDPQSGIKRKGSKESVEKFKELLIRWIVYCHIAFFQLENQYFRELLLFLNPALLNHLPKAAKTIRSWVMNAFISKKQQLREDLHHSRSRISISFDLWTSPNPYAILGVVAMWIDTTGMRRVTALGMRRIYGEHTGENLGSVVLELLEEYDISGDQIGYFMLDNASANDTAVEFILKDLCPWMKSKQRRHRRLRCLGHVINLCCQAFLMGRNCEKYLAKLEKHHQRGDYTKVEELWKKFGCLGRLHNLVRYIRLTPQRREEFATIIIGGDLSQFDGLELIQNNSTRWNSWFYSITRALNVRERLELFSARHVPGKGSVGIANFKLDGQHWFELEKIELALKDFYAATLLSEGKKTSLADWFSTLDCLLREISETKDHYHDIHTEDDNNFTWKYLQGCADAAWLKCVEYYNNQQLNWQNRFPEDTDLPPAYYAAQILDPYRKWGWFRQEWVLHGDEEKKRWFENAQLAVKHLWETEYKGRYPVEMLPPPARKERDPDPAFDRQREHKRIRIDAPVSTTDLYEQYISTDRLHNEEAGCNEAIAYWLSRYDSQRDLARFALDMFAISPMSDECERLFSSAKLTIVDRRGRLKADIIEACECLRAWYGKPQAEGNSDIEDSENEDD from the exons atgctcgttattactcctacggctactactacacctgtgtttactgccgcttctacaaatatcgccactgcggcccctacgcttcctattcttgctatccactccgtccttgctgctctcgccattccagctgctcctgctgtcctcgctgctcctgctctcgctaattacgctcctactatttccgcccttactgctcttactcctgcagcttttactcttaatgcgcctactcctacggttactgctcttattgctgctactcttaatgctctagctctcactgctattgctctcgctactctcgctattcttgctactactactgtccctgctgtcgccaacctcgcttctatcgctatcctCACTGCGACCGCTCTCCCTGCTCCTACTATTTTCGCTGCTT cacaatatgagtcattaagatcaag aacaatcaagtccttaacaacctacttatatactattgttatggagccttcaacaccaacctcaccgtccccatcgaatattataagactagatttaacgtctcttactccatctcctatccccacgtcatcacccacccctatactatcacccactcctattcaatatcacgaatctccagatgagttcgtgcagggcggtatcacgtacgtgaaacgtgcaataattgcaaggaaggatttccgtcaaggtacatcacacatctggaagtacggactccaatacattcgagatagcgataagaaagaggtgtattactgccatgagtgcagggttgggaagagcaagcaagagttgtttgtcatcaatggcacttctaggatccggaatcacctggaacagaagcaccagattgatccccagagtggcatcaagcgaaagggttct aaggagtcagtagagaagtttaaagagcttctaattcgttggattgtgtactgccatatcgccttctttcaattagagaaccagtactttcgtgaactactcctctttttaaatccggcactactcaaccacctcccgaaggctgcgaagactatccgaagctgggtaatgaatgcattcatatcgaagaagcaacagcttagggaggacctacaccattcacggagtaggatctctatctcctttgatctctggacttcaccaaacccttacgctatcctaggcgtcgtcgctatgtggattgatactaccggcatgcgacgtgttaccgctttaggtatgcgacgtatatacggcgaacatactggagagaatcttggatcggtggtccttgaattgctggaagaatacgacattagcggagatcagattggatactttatgctggataatgcctcggcaaatgataccgctgttgagtttatactcaaggatctctgcccatggatgaagtcaaaacaacgtcgtcatcgccggctgcgttgcttgggccatgtcatcaacctctgttgccaggcgttccttatggggcgaaactgtgagaagtatcttgcgaagctggagaagcatcatcaacgtggcgactatacgaaggtggaagagctctggaagaagttcggatgtttgggtcgtcttcacaacctggtgcgatacatcaggcttactccacaacggcgtgaggagtttgctacaattattatcggcggagatctttcgcaattcgacgggcttgagcttatccagaacaactcgacccgctggaactcatggttttattcgattacacgtgcattaaatgttcgagaacgtttagagctcttctcggctcgtcatgtacctggaaagggctccgtagggatcgcgaactttaagcttgatggacagcactggtttgagcttgaaaagattgaactcgctctcaaagacttctatgctgcaactttgctttctgaaggtaagaagacgtcacttgcggactggttttcaactttggactgccttctccgggagataagcgagacgaaggatcactaccacgacatccacactgaggacgataacaactttacatggaagtaccttcaaggctgcgctgatgctgcttggttaaagtgcgttgagtactataacaatcagcagctgaattggcaaaatcgattccctgaagatactgaccttccaccggcatattatgcggctcaaatccttgatccatatcgcaagtggggatggttcaggcaagagtgggttcttcatggcgacgaagagaagaagaggtggtttgaaaacgcacaattagcggtgaagcatctctgggagacagagtataagggaaggtaccctgtcgagatgctgccaccaccagccaggaaggagagagatcctgacccagcatttgatcgccagcgggaacataagcgcattcgaatagacgctccagtttctacaactgatttgtatgaacaatacatctctactgaccggcttcataacgaagaggcaggttgcaatgaggctattgcgtactggctatctcgctacgactcccaacgagatctcgctcgcttcgctctagacatgtttgcgatctcgcctatgtcggatgaatgcgaacgtctttttagtagcgcgaagcttactatcgtcgatcgccgtggtaggctgaaggcagatattatagaagcgtgcgagtgtctccgggcctggtatggaaagccccaagctgaggggaacagcgatatcgaggatagtgagaacgaagacgactag